In the Candidatus Methylomirabilis sp. genome, one interval contains:
- a CDS encoding succinate dehydrogenase, with protein sequence MKTDAIRQRAPLTGTAGLTMRTDAWWVEPLLVLLVLGGFVVYATWAALQNAHYQYQNYLSPFYSPLFTPAWWPLSPAFLVLWAPGGFRLTCYYYRKAYYRAFLWDPPACAVREPRSDYHGEARPPLILQNAHRYFLYASALVLVFLWVDAVHGFIFDGRFGVGVGSFVLLANAGLLSLYTFSCHSFRHLVGGNLDCFSTCPIRYRAWHGVSRLNVHHALWAWISLWVVALADLYVRLVSMGVIRDVRIV encoded by the coding sequence ATGAAGACGGACGCCATCCGGCAGCGGGCACCGCTCACGGGGACCGCCGGCCTCACGATGCGAACGGACGCGTGGTGGGTGGAGCCCCTGCTGGTGCTGCTCGTCCTGGGCGGTTTCGTCGTCTACGCCACCTGGGCGGCCCTCCAGAACGCCCATTACCAGTACCAGAACTATCTGTCCCCGTTCTACTCCCCGCTCTTCACCCCTGCCTGGTGGCCGCTCTCCCCGGCCTTCCTGGTCCTGTGGGCGCCGGGAGGCTTCCGGCTCACCTGCTATTATTATCGGAAGGCATACTACCGGGCCTTCCTCTGGGATCCGCCGGCGTGCGCCGTCCGGGAGCCCCGGTCGGACTACCACGGGGAGGCGCGGCCGCCCCTGATCCTGCAGAACGCCCACCGGTATTTCCTCTACGCGTCCGCCCTGGTGCTCGTGTTCCTGTGGGTGGACGCGGTCCACGGATTCATCTTCGACGGGCGGTTCGGCGTTGGGGTCGGGTCCTTCGTCCTCCTGGCGAACGCGGGGCTCCTGTCGCTCTACACCTTCTCCTGCCATTCCTTCCGCCACCTGGTCGGGGGCAATCTGGATTGTTTCTCCACCTGCCCGATCCGCTATCGGGCCTGGCACGGCGTGAGCCGGCTGAACGTGCACCATGCCCTGTGGGCCTGGATCAGCCTCTGGGTCGTCGCGCTGGCGGACCTGTACGTTCGGCTCGTTTCCATGGGCGTGATCCGCGACGTGAGGATCGTCTGA
- a CDS encoding Fe-S-containing hydro-lyase, translated as MHRLHLPLSEDDVAALRAGDRVLLCGALLAARDAAHQRFAEALGRGQPLPVDLAGQVLYYVGPTPARPGEVIGSAGPTTASRMDPFTPALLALGLKGTIGKGGRSPEVVEAMRRHRAVYFGAVGGAGALLSRCIRAAEVLAYEDLGPEAVRRLVVEDFPVIVVNDIEGRDLFQEGRARYRLDGPGRT; from the coding sequence GTGCACCGACTGCATCTGCCCCTGTCGGAGGACGACGTGGCTGCTCTTCGGGCCGGCGACCGGGTCCTGCTCTGCGGAGCCCTCCTGGCGGCCCGGGACGCGGCGCATCAGCGCTTCGCGGAAGCGCTGGGGCGGGGGCAGCCCTTGCCGGTGGACCTGGCGGGCCAGGTGCTCTACTACGTGGGGCCGACCCCGGCCCGCCCGGGGGAGGTGATCGGGTCGGCCGGTCCCACCACCGCCTCGCGGATGGACCCCTTCACCCCGGCGCTGTTGGCCCTCGGGCTCAAGGGGACCATCGGGAAGGGGGGGCGCTCTCCCGAGGTGGTGGAAGCGATGCGCCGCCACCGGGCGGTCTACTTCGGCGCCGTGGGAGGAGCGGGGGCGTTGCTCTCCCGCTGCATCCGCGCGGCGGAGGTCCTGGCCTACGAGGACCTGGGCCCGGAGGCGGTCCGACGCCTGGTGGTGGAGGACTTCCCGGTGATCGTGGTCAACGATATCGAGGGTCGGGACCTGTTCCAGGAGGGGAGGGCCCGGTACCGGCTCGACGGGCCCGGCCGGACGTAG